One genomic region from Blattabacterium cuenoti encodes:
- a CDS encoding SPFH domain-containing protein, with amino-acid sequence MSIFSLLFYGILTLLILSLFSSFIFIVNQETASIIERMGKFHSVRYAGLNFKIPILDHIVGKLTLKIQQLDILVDTKTKDNVFVKVKISVQFKVIKEKVYEAFYKLDNSHAQITSYIFDVVRAEVPKMRLDDVFERKDNIALAVKGELEGSMLDYGYSIIKALVTDLDPDEQVKQAMNRINTAEREKVAAEYKAEAERIKIVAKAKAEAESKKLQGKGTADQRREIARGILESVEVLNNAGINSQEASALIVVTQHYDTLQSMGEGSNTNLILLPNSPGAASEMLNNMITSFNISNQIGETLKKKINSKKNKS; translated from the coding sequence ATGAGTATTTTTAGTTTACTATTTTATGGAATATTAACTCTTTTAATTCTATCTCTTTTTTCCAGTTTCATCTTCATTGTTAATCAAGAAACGGCATCCATTATTGAAAGAATGGGAAAATTTCATAGTGTCCGTTATGCTGGATTAAATTTTAAAATTCCTATTTTGGATCATATAGTAGGAAAACTCACTTTAAAAATTCAACAACTAGATATTTTAGTAGACACAAAAACTAAAGATAATGTTTTTGTAAAAGTCAAAATATCAGTTCAATTTAAAGTGATTAAAGAAAAAGTATACGAAGCTTTTTATAAATTAGATAATTCTCATGCTCAAATTACTTCTTACATTTTTGATGTTGTTAGAGCAGAGGTACCAAAAATGCGTTTGGATGATGTTTTTGAGAGAAAAGATAACATTGCTCTTGCAGTAAAAGGAGAATTAGAAGGATCCATGTTAGATTATGGATATTCCATCATTAAAGCGTTAGTTACAGATCTTGACCCAGATGAACAAGTGAAACAAGCTATGAATCGTATCAATACAGCAGAAAGAGAAAAAGTAGCGGCTGAGTATAAAGCAGAAGCTGAAAGAATTAAAATTGTTGCTAAAGCTAAGGCAGAAGCTGAAAGCAAAAAATTACAGGGAAAAGGAACAGCCGATCAACGTAGAGAGATAGCTAGAGGGATATTGGAGTCCGTTGAAGTATTGAATAATGCAGGAATCAATTCACAAGAAGCATCTGCTTTGATTGTGGTCACACAACATTATGATACTCTTCAGTCTATGGGAGAAGGAAGTAATACCAATTTAATTTTATTGCCTAATTCACCAGGAGCAGCTAGTGAAATGTTAAATAATATGATTACTTCATTTAATATTTCTAA
- a CDS encoding iron-sulfur cluster assembly protein gives MSKDHSLEDRIVFVLKSIYDPEISVDIYELGLIYDIQVNDEKEVKIVMTLTSPNCPVAESLPIEVKNKIESLKEIKNVDVVLTFDPPWSREFMSEEARLELGLL, from the coding sequence ATGAGTAAAGATCATTCTTTGGAAGATCGTATTGTTTTCGTGTTGAAAAGTATATATGATCCGGAAATTTCAGTAGATATTTATGAACTAGGTCTTATTTATGACATTCAAGTTAATGATGAAAAAGAGGTTAAAATTGTAATGACTTTAACTTCGCCAAATTGTCCAGTAGCAGAGAGTTTACCTATAGAAGTAAAAAACAAAATAGAGTCTTTAAAAGAAATAAAAAATGTAGATGTAGTTTTAACATTTGATCCTCCTTGGAGTAGAGAATTTATGAGTGAGGAAGCTCGTTTAGAACTAGGTTTATTATAA
- a CDS encoding M16 family metallopeptidase, protein MFQITNKFLKKIILIATIFFYTTIMFAHTVNRNIPPKSLKRKTTINIEQPEFFQMENGLKVLVVENHKLPLVRVGLEFDCKPFLEKDKAGIKKVFGQMLRSGTKNYSKEELDEMIDYMGSNLYTSFFEISISTLKKYLNKSVFIVNDILMNSKFDNSKELEKIIKQRIIDLHLSEKDPNSILQRVKNVLYFGKDHPYGEYETYDTIKNITLDDLKKLYEKYYIPNISYLSFIGDISKKEAEKLCNLYFSKWKKKSYLDEFSKEKYSVPSETEIDIVDLPTLTQSTICFGAPVCFKKNDPLYFSSVLANGILGGGAQSRLFLNLREKKAYTYGAYSVLKSDRSIGYFSVYTQVRNEVTEEAIKDILKEIVKIKKYKVPYEELNIKKKEINGQFILDLEDPNRISDLFICELINNLPSGFYRNYLKKIQSVTTDDIHQSCKKFFPIKNSRIIIVGNANDILPSLKKLGYPIRYFDQFGSLLKKNEK, encoded by the coding sequence ATGTTCCAGATAACAAATAAATTTTTAAAAAAAATTATTCTTATTGCAACAATTTTTTTTTATACAACAATTATGTTTGCTCATACTGTTAATCGTAATATTCCCCCTAAATCTTTAAAAAGAAAAACTACTATCAATATTGAACAACCTGAATTTTTCCAAATGGAAAATGGATTGAAAGTTTTGGTTGTAGAAAATCATAAACTTCCTTTGGTTAGAGTTGGTTTAGAATTTGACTGTAAACCTTTTTTGGAAAAAGATAAAGCTGGAATAAAAAAAGTTTTTGGTCAAATGCTTCGTTCTGGGACAAAGAATTATTCCAAGGAAGAATTAGATGAAATGATTGATTATATGGGTTCTAATTTATACACTTCTTTTTTTGAAATATCTATTTCTACTTTAAAAAAGTATTTGAATAAATCCGTTTTTATCGTGAATGATATTTTAATGAATAGTAAATTTGATAATTCCAAAGAATTAGAAAAAATAATAAAACAAAGAATTATAGATCTTCATCTTTCAGAAAAAGATCCTAATTCTATTTTACAACGTGTTAAAAATGTTTTATACTTTGGAAAAGATCATCCTTATGGAGAGTATGAAACTTATGACACCATTAAAAATATAACTCTTGATGATTTAAAAAAATTATACGAAAAATATTATATTCCAAATATATCTTATCTTTCTTTTATAGGAGATATTTCAAAAAAAGAAGCAGAAAAATTATGTAATCTTTATTTTTCCAAATGGAAGAAAAAATCATATTTGGATGAATTCTCTAAAGAAAAATATTCAGTTCCTTCTGAAACTGAAATTGATATAGTGGATCTTCCAACTCTCACACAATCTACTATTTGTTTTGGTGCACCTGTTTGTTTTAAGAAAAATGATCCTTTATATTTTTCTTCTGTATTAGCAAACGGAATTTTAGGTGGAGGAGCTCAAAGTCGTTTGTTTTTAAATCTTAGAGAGAAAAAAGCTTATACATATGGAGCATATTCTGTTTTAAAATCTGATAGAAGTATAGGTTATTTTTCAGTTTATACTCAGGTGAGAAATGAAGTGACAGAAGAAGCAATCAAAGATATTTTAAAAGAAATTGTAAAAATAAAAAAGTATAAAGTTCCTTATGAAGAATTAAATATTAAGAAAAAAGAAATAAATGGCCAATTTATTCTTGATTTAGAAGATCCAAACAGAATTAGTGATCTTTTTATCTGCGAATTAATAAATAATCTTCCAAGTGGATTTTATAGAAATTACTTAAAAAAAATACAATCAGTTACTACAGATGATATCCATCAATCATGTAAAAAATTCTTTCCTATTAAGAATAGTAGAATTATAATTGTTGGAAATGCTAATGATATTTTACCCAGTCTAAAGAAGTTAGGTTATCCTATTCGTTATTTTGATCAATTTGGATCTTTATTAAAAAAAAATGAAAAATGA
- a CDS encoding M16 family metallopeptidase has translation MFNHLNSKEYKELYKIKFLEEKLSNGLHVILHQDNTNPLVSISVLYHVGSKNETPGKSGFAHFFEHLMFEGSKNIKKGEFFKYIASNGGKNNAYTNHDETCYYEVLPSDRLPLALWLESERMLHAKVDEESINIQREVVKEEKKMRVENQAYVTAVSEVIPSLLFKKHPYRYPIIGFEKDLDAATENDYKKFYKTYYVPNNAVLVVAGDFDMNEARKLIKKYFSTIPKGKIDFRMKKIEEEPIKEEIFYRYVDKNTKVPGVFLSYRVPKITNEDSYVLKMIDHILSYGESSRIIKNIVNSKQMASYAGSFLDTMEDYGIFIIYGLINPGINLDQLTKIIDEEVDLLKEKGITEHELKKQINFFEKKFLYDNYSMCGIAANLSHYYLYYHNANLINTDIDKYRKITVEDIKKVANKYLNKNNRVRLYNVPDNK, from the coding sequence ATGTTTAATCATTTAAACTCCAAAGAGTACAAGGAATTGTATAAGATCAAATTTTTAGAAGAGAAATTGTCGAATGGATTGCATGTTATCTTGCATCAAGACAATACAAATCCTTTAGTTTCTATTTCTGTTTTATATCATGTAGGAAGCAAAAATGAAACTCCCGGGAAATCTGGTTTTGCTCATTTTTTCGAACACCTTATGTTCGAAGGATCCAAAAATATTAAAAAAGGAGAATTTTTTAAGTATATAGCATCCAATGGTGGAAAAAATAATGCTTATACAAATCATGATGAAACTTGTTACTATGAAGTTTTACCATCTGATCGTCTACCATTGGCTTTATGGTTAGAATCGGAGAGAATGCTTCATGCTAAAGTAGATGAAGAAAGCATTAATATACAAAGAGAAGTAGTAAAAGAAGAAAAAAAGATGCGTGTGGAAAATCAGGCATATGTAACAGCTGTTTCGGAAGTGATTCCTTCTTTATTGTTTAAAAAACACCCATATAGATATCCCATTATTGGATTTGAAAAAGATTTGGATGCAGCTACAGAAAATGATTATAAGAAATTTTATAAAACATATTATGTTCCAAATAATGCTGTTCTAGTTGTAGCGGGTGATTTTGATATGAATGAAGCAAGGAAACTAATCAAAAAATATTTTTCTACCATTCCAAAAGGAAAAATAGATTTCAGAATGAAAAAAATAGAAGAAGAACCTATTAAGGAAGAAATATTTTATAGATATGTGGATAAAAATACTAAAGTACCCGGAGTGTTTTTATCGTATAGAGTTCCAAAAATAACAAATGAAGACTCTTATGTGTTAAAAATGATAGATCACATATTATCTTATGGAGAAAGTTCACGTATCATTAAAAATATTGTCAATTCGAAACAAATGGCTTCTTATGCAGGTTCTTTTTTAGACACAATGGAAGATTATGGAATTTTTATTATTTATGGACTTATTAATCCTGGAATTAATTTAGATCAATTAACGAAAATCATAGATGAAGAAGTTGATCTACTAAAAGAAAAAGGAATCACGGAACATGAATTAAAAAAACAGATAAATTTTTTTGAAAAAAAATTTTTATACGATAATTATTCTATGTGCGGGATCGCTGCAAATTTATCTCATTATTATTTATATTATCACAATGCGAATTTAATTAATACCGATATAGATAAATACCGTAAAATAACTGTAGAAGATATAAAAAAAGTAGCTAACAAATATTTAAATAAAAACAATAGAGTTCGTTTATACAATGTTCCAGATAACAAATAA
- a CDS encoding c-type cytochrome: MKKILFSIFILSFSLLRAENIQGNAEEGVELFKKNCTACHSMDLKKKMIGPALANVTEKRSREWLHKWIINNKSLRESGDKDAIAIYKEYGNLEMNLFTQLSEKQVDDILSFIQNPIKKKEKIESHEINRESEIGEKQFLTKLIVFCFSILSLILLWILYRIQLLTKLLSETKDPIFDRKDFLINILYKKILGKKKIRWRFLSCFVGFLFLLGIYETWNFLMKIDVNKGYKPEQPIYFSHKIHSEINGIDCQYCHSSAKYGKVAGIPSSNVCMNCHITIDEYEGDYLEKGKNRDEYNQEIQKIYHSVGWNPETREYSKKTYPIQWIRIHNMPDFVYFDHSQHVINGEKMIKKFKKVNLVCNACHGDVQKMDQVEMSNDFTMEWCISCHRNIEIDINNQYYKKYFSNKKERKITVDMVGGTECAKCHY, from the coding sequence ATGAAAAAAATTTTATTCTCTATTTTCATTTTGTCTTTTTCTTTATTAAGAGCTGAAAATATACAAGGAAATGCTGAAGAAGGGGTAGAACTTTTTAAGAAAAATTGCACAGCATGTCATTCTATGGATTTGAAAAAAAAGATGATAGGTCCAGCTCTAGCTAACGTAACCGAAAAGAGAAGCCGTGAATGGTTACATAAATGGATTATAAATAATAAATCTCTGAGAGAAAGTGGAGATAAAGATGCTATAGCTATTTACAAAGAATATGGAAACTTAGAGATGAATTTATTTACTCAATTATCTGAAAAACAAGTAGATGATATTTTATCTTTTATTCAAAATCCAATAAAAAAAAAAGAGAAAATAGAAAGTCATGAAATAAACCGTGAAAGTGAAATAGGAGAAAAACAATTTTTAACTAAACTGATTGTTTTCTGTTTTAGCATTCTATCTCTAATATTACTTTGGATTTTATACAGAATTCAACTTCTAACTAAATTATTAAGTGAAACAAAAGATCCCATTTTTGATAGGAAAGATTTTCTAATAAATATTTTATACAAGAAAATTTTGGGTAAAAAAAAGATAAGATGGAGATTTCTATCTTGTTTTGTAGGTTTTTTATTTTTGTTAGGAATATATGAAACTTGGAATTTTTTAATGAAAATAGATGTTAACAAAGGGTACAAACCTGAACAACCGATCTACTTTTCTCATAAAATTCACTCTGAAATTAATGGAATTGATTGTCAGTATTGTCATTCTTCCGCAAAATATGGAAAAGTGGCAGGTATACCTTCATCAAATGTCTGCATGAATTGTCATATCACTATTGATGAATATGAAGGAGATTATTTAGAAAAAGGAAAAAATAGAGATGAATACAATCAGGAAATACAAAAAATATATCATTCTGTAGGATGGAATCCGGAAACTAGGGAATATTCTAAAAAAACTTATCCGATTCAATGGATTCGCATACATAATATGCCAGATTTTGTTTATTTTGATCATTCTCAACATGTTATAAATGGAGAAAAGATGATTAAAAAATTTAAGAAAGTCAATTTAGTTTGTAATGCTTGTCATGGAGATGTCCAAAAAATGGATCAAGTAGAAATGTCTAATGATTTTACTATGGAATGGTGTATTTCTTGTCATAGAAATATAGAAATAGATATCAACAATCAATATTATAAAAAGTATTTTTCGAATAAAAAAGAAAGAAAAATAACTGTAGATATGGTTGGTGGAACAGAATGTGCTAAATGTCATTATTAA
- a CDS encoding 4Fe-4S dicluster domain-containing protein, whose protein sequence is MKLKNKKVVENYNPIKDLFKEKTSRRDFFKWIGFSTASVTLAACKGPVIQSIPYVVKPDSITPGIPNYYASTMIDSFDIGSVLVKTREGRPIKIEPNSTSKYFNTTSARIQSSLLSLYDEERLKHPFLKGKKSSWVKIDNYIIQHLENISKTKKDIVFLSSSFPSFSTKKLIRNFKKIYPNTKWIIYDAISYSKVLDASEEIFGVRAFPFFDLEKSELIVSFDADLLGDWSPENMGPSYVSNRIPRKSMMQHIQIESNMTLSGANADIRIEKKPSDIKNMLFEIYQKVFFEKEPKNQQAKEIAILIEQAGSRSVILADGDHESYELSFLINKKIKSNALQNDQYILSKESNDQELNKFIENLEKGNIGCLFIHNTNPIYSFPLSISKKIKKFIRKIPLTVSFSMNQDDTNEIMDILAPTPHWLESWGDMNPVTNIFTLIQPTIQHIFDTRQLQDSLIIWGKMRYKNYYDFLKKTWEENIIPESNVSSFNEALFHGVVKKKNKKSIKSFVVNEKKIQKYGQKLINYEKEIKEHFELRLYTKTSMGDGYQYNNPWLQEFPDPITRTTWDNYLTMSYFDANRMKLKNWNVGDGSLNGNCVDLIKNNEIFIQDVPVLIQPGQAIGSIGLAFGYGQKNGKLSKLCNGKNAYRIYENFSIIQENIQIKKADKIHKFACVQLQNTTVGRNLVKETDLETFLRYPKEIWNEEEKISTHKGLLSPKEISIWNQNKNREENKKNGHHFNLSVDLNACIGCGACIIACHSENNVPVVGKEEIRKSRDMHWVRVDRYYFNKKENHDQESLNNPKVSFQPIMCQHCDYAPCETVCPVGATVHGKQGQNMMAYNRCVGTRYCANNCPYKVRRFNWFNYANNQKFDFNMNNTLGKMVLNPDVVVRTRGVMEKCSLCIQRTQYVIGMAKKEKRKIKDKEFETACSISCPTKAITFGDINDQNSLISKKIKNPRSYKLLDFIGIRPNVSYQVKIRNDKKTVKMK, encoded by the coding sequence ATGAAATTAAAAAATAAAAAAGTAGTTGAAAATTATAATCCAATTAAAGATCTTTTTAAAGAAAAAACTTCTAGACGTGATTTTTTTAAATGGATAGGTTTTAGCACAGCTTCAGTTACTTTAGCTGCTTGCAAAGGACCAGTCATTCAATCTATACCTTATGTTGTTAAGCCAGATTCTATAACTCCTGGAATTCCCAATTATTACGCTTCCACTATGATTGATTCTTTTGATATAGGAAGTGTTTTGGTGAAAACAAGAGAAGGTCGTCCTATAAAAATAGAACCTAATTCAACTTCAAAATACTTCAATACTACTTCAGCTAGAATCCAGTCTTCTTTATTGTCTCTTTATGATGAAGAAAGATTAAAACATCCTTTTTTAAAAGGAAAAAAAAGTTCTTGGGTTAAAATAGATAATTATATTATTCAACATTTGGAAAATATATCTAAAACAAAAAAAGATATAGTCTTTCTTTCTTCTTCTTTTCCAAGTTTTTCCACAAAAAAATTAATTCGAAACTTTAAAAAAATCTATCCTAATACTAAGTGGATTATTTATGATGCTATTTCGTATTCCAAAGTATTAGATGCATCAGAAGAAATATTTGGAGTTCGTGCTTTCCCCTTTTTTGATTTAGAAAAATCTGAATTGATCGTTTCGTTTGATGCTGATTTATTAGGAGATTGGAGTCCAGAAAATATGGGGCCATCTTATGTTTCAAATAGGATCCCTAGAAAATCAATGATGCAGCATATTCAAATAGAAAGTAACATGACTCTTTCTGGAGCGAATGCAGACATTAGAATAGAAAAAAAACCTTCTGACATCAAAAATATGTTATTTGAAATTTATCAAAAAGTTTTTTTTGAAAAAGAACCTAAAAATCAACAGGCAAAAGAAATAGCAATTTTAATTGAACAAGCAGGGTCCAGAAGTGTAATTCTTGCAGATGGAGATCATGAATCTTATGAACTTTCTTTTTTAATTAATAAAAAAATTAAGAGTAATGCATTGCAAAATGATCAATATATCTTATCAAAAGAAAGCAATGATCAAGAATTAAATAAGTTTATAGAAAATTTAGAAAAGGGAAACATTGGATGTTTATTTATTCACAATACTAATCCTATTTATAGTTTTCCATTGTCTATTTCCAAAAAAATAAAAAAATTCATAAGAAAAATTCCCTTAACTGTATCATTTTCTATGAATCAAGATGATACTAATGAAATCATGGATATATTAGCTCCTACACCTCATTGGCTTGAATCTTGGGGTGATATGAATCCTGTTACTAATATTTTCACGCTAATTCAACCTACTATTCAACATATTTTTGATACAAGACAATTACAAGATTCCTTAATTATTTGGGGGAAAATGAGATATAAAAATTATTATGATTTTTTGAAAAAAACTTGGGAAGAAAATATTATTCCTGAATCTAATGTTTCATCTTTTAATGAAGCATTGTTTCATGGAGTTGTGAAAAAGAAAAATAAAAAATCTATTAAAAGTTTTGTAGTAAATGAAAAAAAAATACAAAAATATGGTCAAAAATTAATTAATTATGAAAAAGAAATAAAAGAACATTTTGAGTTAAGATTATATACAAAAACAAGTATGGGAGATGGATATCAATATAATAATCCTTGGCTACAAGAATTTCCGGATCCCATCACACGTACTACTTGGGATAACTATTTAACCATGTCATATTTTGATGCAAACAGAATGAAATTAAAAAATTGGAATGTAGGAGATGGATCTTTAAATGGAAATTGTGTAGACTTAATTAAAAATAATGAAATATTCATTCAGGATGTTCCTGTTTTGATTCAACCTGGACAAGCTATAGGATCCATAGGTCTAGCTTTTGGTTATGGTCAAAAAAATGGGAAATTATCCAAGTTATGCAATGGGAAAAACGCTTACAGGATTTATGAAAATTTTTCTATTATACAAGAAAATATACAAATAAAAAAAGCAGATAAAATACATAAATTTGCTTGTGTTCAATTGCAAAATACAACAGTAGGTAGAAATTTAGTGAAAGAAACAGATTTAGAGACCTTTTTAAGATATCCTAAAGAAATTTGGAATGAAGAAGAAAAAATTTCTACTCATAAAGGTTTACTTTCTCCAAAAGAAATTTCTATTTGGAATCAAAATAAAAATAGAGAAGAAAATAAAAAAAATGGACATCATTTTAATTTATCTGTGGATTTAAATGCTTGTATTGGATGCGGAGCATGCATTATTGCATGTCATTCAGAAAATAATGTTCCTGTTGTTGGAAAAGAAGAAATAAGAAAATCTAGAGATATGCATTGGGTTCGTGTGGATAGATACTATTTCAATAAGAAAGAAAATCATGATCAGGAATCATTAAATAATCCAAAAGTTTCTTTTCAGCCTATCATGTGTCAACACTGTGACTATGCTCCTTGTGAAACGGTTTGTCCTGTGGGAGCAACTGTTCACGGAAAACAAGGGCAAAATATGATGGCTTATAATCGTTGTGTAGGAACTCGTTATTGTGCAAATAACTGTCCTTACAAAGTAAGGCGTTTTAATTGGTTTAATTACGCTAACAATCAAAAATTTGATTTTAATATGAATAACACTTTAGGAAAAATGGTTTTAAATCCGGATGTAGTCGTTAGAACTAGAGGTGTTATGGAAAAATGTTCTTTGTGTATACAAAGAACACAATATGTTATAGGAATGGCAAAAAAAGAAAAGAGAAAAATAAAAGACAAAGAATTTGAAACAGCTTGCAGTATTTCTTGTCCTACAAAAGCCATTACTTTTGGAGATATTAATGATCAAAATAGTCTCATTTCCAAAAAAATAAAAAATCCAAGATCTTATAAACTTCTTGATTTTATAGGAATACGACCTAATGTATCTTATCAAGTGAAAATAAGAAATGATAAAAAAACAGTAAAAATGAAATAG
- the nrfD gene encoding NrfD/PsrC family molybdoenzyme membrane anchor subunit, with the protein MSNHYESPVRKPLILGRKTFKNITDDILKPIENKAGNLWWIALLISILAFLWGLACIFYTIGTGIGVWGLNRTINWAWDITNFVWWVGIGHAGTLISAVLLLFRQKWRLSINRSAEAMTIFAVIQAGLFPIIHMGRPWNAHWVLPIPNQFGTLWPNFNSPLLWDVFAISTYFSVSAVFWFMGLIPDFAMIRDRVSDPFQKKIYSILSFGWGGTSKDWQRFEEISLILAGLCTPLVFSVHTIVSFDFSTSVIKGWHSTIFPPYFVAGAIFSGFAMVQTLLGVARKVLSLESYITRNHIEYMNMIILLTGGIVLLAYISEFFLSWYSGNSFEKFIYFSQEAAKGPFWWAFWALIICNVIIPQFLWIKSIRRSFFWSYVIAIIINIGMWFERFDIIVLNLSHDYLPSSWTGFIPSFVDVGIFIGTIGLFFVLYLLYIRVFPVISQSELKTILKSDNKKQENE; encoded by the coding sequence ATGTCAAATCACTATGAATCTCCTGTTAGAAAACCGTTAATTTTAGGAAGAAAAACATTCAAAAATATTACTGATGACATATTAAAACCTATAGAAAACAAAGCTGGAAATCTATGGTGGATTGCTTTATTAATTTCTATTTTAGCTTTTTTATGGGGATTAGCATGTATTTTTTACACAATAGGAACGGGAATTGGAGTATGGGGCTTAAATAGAACAATAAATTGGGCTTGGGATATTACTAATTTTGTATGGTGGGTTGGAATTGGTCATGCTGGAACTTTAATTTCTGCTGTTTTGTTATTATTTCGTCAAAAATGGCGTTTATCTATCAATCGTTCAGCGGAAGCAATGACTATTTTTGCAGTTATTCAAGCTGGCTTATTTCCCATTATTCACATGGGAAGACCATGGAATGCTCATTGGGTTTTGCCAATTCCTAATCAATTTGGAACTTTGTGGCCTAACTTTAATTCCCCTTTATTGTGGGATGTATTTGCAATTAGTACTTATTTTTCTGTTTCTGCTGTCTTTTGGTTTATGGGATTAATACCTGATTTTGCTATGATACGAGATAGGGTTTCAGATCCTTTTCAAAAAAAGATTTATAGCATTCTTAGTTTTGGATGGGGAGGAACATCAAAAGATTGGCAAAGATTCGAAGAAATCTCCTTAATTTTAGCTGGTTTATGTACTCCATTAGTTTTTTCTGTTCATACGATAGTTTCATTTGATTTTTCAACTTCTGTCATAAAAGGTTGGCATAGTACCATATTCCCACCCTATTTTGTGGCAGGAGCTATATTTTCTGGATTTGCTATGGTACAAACTTTGCTAGGTGTAGCAAGAAAAGTTCTTTCTTTAGAAAGTTATATCACTAGAAATCATATCGAATATATGAATATGATTATTTTGTTAACAGGAGGAATCGTTTTATTGGCTTATATTTCAGAATTTTTTCTTTCATGGTATTCAGGAAATTCCTTTGAGAAATTTATTTATTTTTCTCAAGAAGCAGCTAAAGGTCCATTTTGGTGGGCTTTTTGGGCCTTGATTATTTGTAATGTTATTATTCCTCAATTTTTATGGATCAAATCTATACGGAGAAGTTTTTTTTGGTCTTATGTTATAGCTATAATTATAAATATTGGAATGTGGTTTGAAAGATTTGACATTATTGTTTTAAATCTTAGTCATGATTATCTTCCTTCTTCTTGGACCGGTTTTATTCCATCATTTGTAGATGTTGGGATATTTATAGGAACTATTGGCTTATTTTTTGTTCTTTATTTATTATATATACGTGTGTTTCCGGTAATCTCACAATCAGAATTAAAAACAATATTAAAATCTGACAACAAAAAACAAGAAAATGAATAA
- a CDS encoding DUF3341 domain-containing protein has translation MNKYVHALYDNDYTLISSIKVVQNHGFSIREVYSPFPIHNLDKVLKLKKTNLSFLSFIYGLSGFCLASILTWYAMILDWPQNIGGKPSFSWIRNVPSFIPVIFELSIFFSAHLMCITYLIQCRLFPGSFPKNPDSRTTDNMFLMEIYTKENTKKLVNLLKENGAMEVVIKEKMN, from the coding sequence ATGAATAAATATGTACATGCATTATATGATAATGATTACACATTAATAAGTAGTATTAAAGTTGTTCAAAATCATGGGTTTAGTATACGTGAAGTTTATTCACCTTTTCCAATTCACAATTTGGACAAGGTTCTAAAATTAAAAAAAACTAATTTGTCTTTTTTATCTTTCATATATGGATTGTCCGGATTTTGTTTAGCAAGCATATTAACTTGGTATGCCATGATATTAGATTGGCCTCAAAATATTGGAGGAAAACCCTCTTTTTCTTGGATCAGAAACGTCCCTTCTTTCATTCCTGTAATATTCGAATTATCTATTTTCTTTTCTGCACATCTTATGTGTATTACTTATCTGATTCAATGTAGGTTGTTTCCAGGATCATTCCCTAAAAATCCAGATTCAAGAACCACTGATAACATGTTTTTAATGGAAATTTATACGAAAGAAAATACTAAAAAATTAGTGAATTTGTTGAAAGAAAATGGAGCCATGGAAGTCGTTATAAAAGAGAAAATGAACTAA
- a CDS encoding c-type cytochrome — protein MNKYFYEIIIILNVLLLLESCWLDKTKTNTVYMPDMYYSDAYEPYSDPYFNYKKIKKIQIPLFLNGKTSSLFPVKGTIQRTDFYDFISDEIENKGFDYSKKIITYPFPENIGTKEDVLKKGKKLYQINCSICHGDDGDGQGQLVKNEKILGIPNYKDRDITIGSVYYVITYGKNNMNSYASQLNEIDRWKIAEYVMYLKNK, from the coding sequence ATGAACAAATATTTTTATGAAATTATTATCATTTTAAATGTTCTGTTGTTATTAGAATCTTGTTGGTTAGATAAAACAAAGACAAATACAGTATATATGCCAGATATGTATTATTCAGATGCATATGAACCTTATTCAGATCCTTATTTCAATTATAAAAAAATTAAGAAAATTCAAATTCCTCTATTTTTAAATGGAAAAACTTCTTCTCTTTTTCCAGTGAAAGGAACTATTCAGAGAACTGATTTTTATGACTTTATTTCTGATGAAATAGAAAATAAAGGATTTGATTATTCTAAAAAAATAATTACATATCCCTTTCCTGAAAATATAGGAACAAAAGAAGATGTTCTGAAAAAAGGGAAAAAATTATATCAAATTAATTGTTCTATATGTCACGGAGATGATGGAGATGGACAAGGTCAATTAGTAAAAAATGAAAAAATTTTAGGGATCCCTAATTATAAAGATAGGGATATCACTATTGGGAGTGTTTATTATGTAATTACATATGGTAAAAATAATATGAATTCTTATGCTTCTCAATTAAATGAAATTGACAGATGGAAAATAGCGGAATATGTCATGTATCTAAAAAACAAATAA